In a single window of the Synechococcus sp. WH 8016 genome:
- a CDS encoding glycosyltransferase, translating into MIAVPTLNSHALLPRLLHSLQQQSWPHWQLLFIDGPSGVEHRQWLMQCCAGDPRCRWLEQNSDEPGIFGAMNQGFAEASPGDWLLFWGSDDWAAAPTVLARVAASLQQAAAQGVTADLLVCRGRYVDAASDSLTRPTAFKSAGWLNASGYRRALLLGATPPHQATLFGPGARRRMPRYAPGFRLSADLDYFLQLSRSVELVVQCLDLELVHMSAGGISGQQTHRRLQEVRCAYRRAFGWCWFFPFLLRYVRRLVSLLERHC; encoded by the coding sequence TTGATCGCCGTTCCGACGCTCAACTCTCACGCCCTACTCCCGCGTTTGCTGCATTCTTTGCAGCAGCAGAGCTGGCCACACTGGCAGTTGCTTTTTATCGATGGCCCCTCTGGCGTTGAGCACCGCCAGTGGCTGATGCAGTGCTGCGCAGGAGACCCACGTTGCCGATGGTTGGAGCAGAACTCAGATGAGCCTGGAATCTTCGGAGCGATGAACCAGGGTTTTGCCGAAGCCTCTCCTGGCGATTGGTTGCTGTTCTGGGGCTCTGACGACTGGGCCGCCGCCCCCACGGTGCTGGCCCGCGTGGCGGCTTCTCTGCAGCAGGCGGCAGCCCAGGGCGTTACAGCCGATCTGTTGGTATGCCGTGGTCGTTATGTCGATGCCGCAAGCGATAGTCTGACCCGCCCTACGGCGTTTAAGTCCGCTGGCTGGCTCAATGCGTCTGGCTATCGACGGGCCCTGCTGCTTGGGGCTACTCCCCCACATCAGGCCACCCTCTTCGGTCCGGGTGCCCGCCGCCGCATGCCGCGCTACGCCCCTGGCTTTCGCCTCTCGGCCGACCTCGATTACTTCTTGCAGCTGAGTCGCTCGGTTGAACTGGTTGTGCAGTGTCTCGATCTAGAGCTGGTGCACATGTCTGCCGGTGGTATCAGCGGCCAGCAGACGCATCGCCGCCTCCAAGAGGTGCGTTGCGCCTATCGCCGCGCTTTCGGTTGGTGTTGGTTCTTCCCGTTTCTTCTGCGCTATGTACGTCGGCTGGTGAGTCTGTTGGAGCGCCACTGCTGA